TGAGAAGAAAAAAGATGGGGATGGTTTTCCAGAGTTTTGCATTATTTCCTCATATCACTGTATTGGACAATGCTGCATACGGATTAAAAATACAGGGATATGATAAAGATGAAAGGAGAAAGCTTGCAGCAAATGCTTTGGAAAGTGTAGGACTAGCAGGATGGGAAGATAGCTATCCTCAAAATTTAAGTGGAGGGATGCAACAAAGGGTAGGACTGGCCAGGGCATTGGCCAATGATCCCGATGTACTATTGATGGATGAAGCATTTAGTGCTTTAGACCCTCTTATCCGTGGAGAGATGCAAGATGAGCTTATGGAACTCCAAAGTTCTATGAATAAGACTATAGTATTTATCACCCATGATTTAGATGAGGCATTGAAACTGGGAGATAGGATAGCTTTGCTTAAGGATGGTGAGGTGGTCCAAGTGGGTACTCCAGAGGAAATATTAACAGCACCTGAAACAGAGTATGTAGAAAAATTTGTTGAAAATGTAGATAAGACAAAAACCCTTACTGCCAGTCAAGTTATGAAAAAACCCAAGGCATTAGTTTATCTGAAGGATGGTCCTAGAGTGGCATTGCATAAGATGAAGGAATATGGATTTGATAGTATGTTTGTAGTAGATAAGAACAAGAAAGTAAAGGGCATATTAACAGATGACGATGCAGCGAAGGCATTGAAGGAAAAGAATAAGGATTTATTGGAGTATGTAAAAAAAGATTTTGATGAAGTTAATCCAGATACTGTAGTCAATGATATGTTCGACACTATGGCAGAGGCCAATGGACCTGTAGCTGTGACTTCTGATGATGGGTATTTGAAGGGCATAATAGTTAGAGCCACCATATTCCAAGGGCTTGCTGGAGGTGAAAATTATGCTGAATAATTTTTCCATACCATTGAAAGAAGTAGTAAATAATTTCTTTGAAGATATAGTACCATCTATAACACCATTTACCAATGAAATAAGTGATTTTTTAGATAGCATATTACAGAAATTAGAATCTATTTTGCTAAGCGTAAATCCCATAATAATTATGGTATTATTAGGAATATTGGCATTAGTCTTAGCTGGAAAAAAGATGGGAATATTTACGGTAGTAAGTCTTTTAGTGATTTCAGGATTAGATATATGGGAACAGGCGATGAGTACACTATCTCTAGTCTTGACGGGGACATTTATAGCATTACTAGTGGGGATACCTTTAGGAGTGTTGGCATCTCAGAGCAAAGTTATGGAGAGAATATTGAGACCTATATTGGATTTTATGCAGACATTGCCCAGCTTTGTATACTTAATTCCAGCAGTGATATTCTTTGGATTAGGTAAAGTTTCTGCATTGGTTGCCATACTTATATTTGCAATGCCACCTGCCATAAGGCTTACTAATTTAGGTATAAGGCAAGTAGATGAAGATAAGGTTGAGGCTGCAAAGGCATTTGGTTCCAATAGGATTCAAATACTTAAAGAAGTACAGCTTCCATTGGCATTACCTACCATAATGGCAGGTGTAAATCAGTGTATAATGATGGCATTGTCTATGTCTGTCATAGCTGCTATGATTGGAGCAGGAGGACTAGGTAGAGATGTATTGACTGCAATGCAGACAGTAGATATAGGATTGGGTGTTGAAGGTGGAGTTGGCATTGTGTTGATAGCCATTCTTTTAGATAGAATTACAGAGAACATAAGTAAAGGACAAGAAACAGCTTAAAAGTCGGGATTTCCCGACTTTTTCTAATGCATGTAATTAAATTGTAACCCATTTCACAATATGGTTAATATATATTATACTTAGAGTAGAAAAGTGCCGTAGTGAAAATACAATTGTGGGGAGTAATAATATATGAAAAGAAAAATATTTTTATTTATAATAGCATTTGTGATGATATTTTCATCGGGCTGCGAATATCAAGCTATAAAATCACCTATGGAGTTAATAAAAAAACCAAAGCTTGATTCTAATAAAGATAGGATGAAAAAGGTAGTGACAAGCTATTTAGAGAGAAATGAAAAACTAATAGTACCTATTAAATCCAGTGGACTAGGGGCTATAAATATAATGGATATAGATAATGATGGGATAGATGAGATAATTTCATTTTTCAAAAATGAGCAAGAGTATAAAGTTGGAGTGTTAATATTAAAAGACAATAAAGATAAATGGAAAAAGACATATATAGAAGGTGTAGGTAGGGATATCGCATATGCACAGATAGCAGATATTACAGGAGATGGATTTTTAGAGTTAATAGTAAGTTGGATGGGGAGTTATGAGCTTGAAAAGGAAATATCCATATATGATTTCAAAGATGATGAACAGTATATGTTATTTAATAATAATTATTCTGAAATAGTTATTGATGATTTTGATGGAGATAATATAATGGAGCTATTTACACTGAACCTTGATAGAAATATTCAACAACCAAAGGCAAATGGACAATTATATAAATATGAAAAGGGCATTTTTAATTTAACAGATAGCATTGACATCGATCCATATATAAATGGATATTATAATGTTATATCTGGAAAGGCTTCTATAGATAAAAAAGGAGTATTTGTAGATGTAGGACTTGGAGCCCATTCAGCTGCTACTATTTTACTTATAGTAGAAGATGATAGAATTTATGATGTATTTGATAGTAAAAGTAATTATAATGAAACCTTTAAGCCTTATGGTGTAGAGAGTAAAGATATTGATGGTGATGGTATCATAGAAATAGGTAATTTACAGGCGCCTTCAGGGTATGAAAGTGCTTCAATGGCAGGTACCCCTTGGATAACCAATTGGTTTAAATGGATGGGAGATAAAGAATTGGAACTGGTTAGGGAGGAATATTATAATTATCAAGATGGATATAAGTTTATATTTCCAGAAGAATGGAATGATAAAATTACATTGGAAAAATCATCGGGTGATGAATCTAATTGGTTGAAATTAAAATATATAGATAAAAAGACTAAGAGAGTGATTCCCATATATAAAATTTCATTATGGGATAGGGAAGAATGGCAGGATCATGAGGTCAGTGAAGATGTTGTAATAATTGAAGACAATATAAAGACATATGTAATAGAAGAGGTATGGAAAAAGGGATATGTGCCATCCAGAGTAAAGAAAGTACTTTTGAGTAGCTATGAAATTGAAGAAAGCTTTGTTTTGATAAAGAAGTAAAAAAGTTTTTAGTTGTTAGAAAAGAAGATAATGCAGGGACTAACAATGGAGGTGTAAGATATGAGCACTAATATACTTGTACTTGAGGATGAAGATACAATAAGAAAATTTGTAAAGGTAAATTTAGAAAGGAATAAATTCAATGTAATAGAGGCTAGAACTGGAGAAGAGGCATTGGAAAAAGTAGAGAACTTTAAAGATATAGATATATCTATATTGGATGTCATGTTGCCAGGTATAGATGGTTTCCAAGTATGTAATAAATTAAGAAATGATTACCCTAATATGGGGATTATAATGCTTACTGCACGAACTCAAGACATGGACAAAGTAATAGGTCTAGATTTGGGTGCAGACGATTATGTGACGAAGCCCTTTAGTCCTGTGGAACTGGTTGCTAGAGTCAATTCCTTACTTAGAAGGATTAAAATAAATGGTGAAAAGAAAGAGGATAGTATAATAGTTCAAGGAATATTCAAGATGGATTTGGAATCTAAGAAATTTTACAAGGATGATGTTGAAATACAGCTTACACCTACAGAGTTTTCTATAATGAAATCCTTTATGGAAAATCCAGATAAGGCCCTTAAAAGAGATCAACTTTTAAATGAAGTATGGGGTATAGACTATATAGGAGATTTGAAGGTAGTAGATGTAAATATAAGAAGGCTTAGAAAAAAGATTGAGGAAAATTCTTCAGATCCTAAATATATAGAAACTATCTGGGGATATGGGTATAGATGGAAGAGGGAAGATTAAAGTGAAGAGTATTAAGAAGTGGATAATATTACAATATACCATAGTTATATTTATTACTATATTTATATTCGAACTATTATTTTTTATCGGGATAAGACAACATTATTATGGGAATATATCTCAAGTACTTCAGGATAAGGCATTATTTTCTTCAAATTTCTATAGTAAATATCTTAATTATTCTTCCATAGAATATAAAGCAAAATATATTATTGAAAACACATCCGATGAATATGCGGAGATTCAAGTAATAGATTTAGACGGAAATATAATTCAGACTTCTACAGGATTTTTTAGTGATATTAAAGTAGATACAATGGATTTTACCAATGCATTATTAGGTAAAATAACATCATGGAGAGGGGAAAGGATCAATACTGGTGAATCGGTTATAGCAGTTTCAGCACCATTAAAGGACGGAGATGATATAAAAGGGGTTATAAGATATGTGACATCTATTGAAGAAGTAAATAAAGTAGTGAACAAATTAATAATACAATTGTTAGTATTGGGATGCATTATACTTATCGTTGTATTATCATTGAGTATGTTATTGGCTAGGTCTATAATAAATCCTATTAATCAATTAAAAAAGGTGTCTGCAAAAATGGCCACAGGGGATTTTTCTGCTAGGGTTAGAAATATAAAAGACAATGAGATTGGAGAACTTGCCAATACTTTAAACTATATGGCTGAAGAGATAGTCAAGAGCAATAATGTAAAGAATGATTTTATATCATCTATATCTCATGAAATAAGGACCCCCCTTACATCTATAAAAGGATGGATAGAGACTATGCTTTTAGGAGAATTAGACAATAAAGAAGAAATAAAGGAAGAATTATCAATAATATCATCGGAGACCAATAGATTGACAGACTTAGTAGAAGAATTATTGGATTTTTCAAGATTTCAATCGGGTAGGATGGAAATACAACTGGAAAAAGTAGATTTGGGTACTTTAATTACTGATGTAATTAAACAGTTTCTCCCTAGGATTAAGAGTAAAGATATTACCCTAGAATATACAATAGACGATGAAATTACTTATATAGTAGGAGATTATAATAGACTCAAACAAGTGCTTATAAATATATTGGACAATGGCATAAAATTTACCCATTCTGGAGGTAAGATACAAGTAACTACAGAGTTAATAGATAATTATATAGTTGTATGCGTGAAAGACAACGGTATAGGAGTAGACAAAGAAAAATTAAATAAATTAACAGATAAGTTTTACAAGGGAGATGCCAGATATCCTGGTAGTGGATTAGGTTTAGCTATAAGTGACGAAATAATAAAGCTTCATAATGGAAAAATGGTTATAGACAGCCAAAAAGGACTGGGCACAAAGGTATGTATTTTTTTAAAAAATCCCTTGTTGACAGATAAGTAAAACAAAAATGTGTAAAGTATATAGTTGGTATAATCTTAATATATTTTGTCGTCGACCTCCAGTAGTGCAAAAACCCCTGGAGGTCGACGACAATTGTTTTTTTGTATAAAAATCAATATATTAAAGAAAATTACTATAATTAGAAGGATTTTTTATTGTTATGTAGAATATATTAGAAGAGGAAATTTGGAATTGGTATTTTTTGTACATTGGGATAGTTACTGCATCACAATGGGTTATTACTTTACCTATGAGGAATTGAAACTCAATNNNNNNNNNNNNNNNNNNNNNNNNNNNNNNNNNNNNNNNNNNNNNNNNNNNNNNNNNNNNNNNNNNNNNNNNNNNNNNNNNNNNNNNNNNNNNNNNNNNNNNNNNNNNNNNNNNNNNNNNNNNNNNNNNNNNNNNNNNNNNNNNNNNNNNNNNNNNNNNNNNNNNNNNNNNNNNNNNNNNNNNNNNNNNNNNNNNNNNNNNNNNNNNNNNNNNNNNNNNNNNNNNNNNNNNNNNNNNNNNNNNNNNNNNNNNNNNNNNNNNNNNNNNNNNNNNNNNNNNNNNNNNNNNNNNNNNNNNNNNNNNNNNNNNNNNNNNNNNNNNNNNNNNNNNNNNNNNNNNNNNNNNNNNNNNNNNNNNNNNNNNNNNNNNNNNNNNNNNNNNNNNNNNNNNNNNNNNNNNNNNNNNNNNNNNNNNNNNNNNNNNNNNNNNNNNNNNNNNNNNNNNNNNNNNNNNNNNNNNNNNNNNNNNNNNNNNNNNNNNNNNNNNNNNNNNNNNNNNNNNNNNNNNNNNNNNNNNNNNNNNNNNNNNNNNNNNNNNNNNNNNNNNNNNNNNNNNNNNNNNNNNNNNNNNNNNNNNNNNNNNNNNNNNNNNNNNNNNNNNNNNNNNNNNNNNNNNNNNNNNNNNNNNNNNNNNNNNNNNNNNNNNNNNNNNNNNNNNNNNNNNNNNNNNNNNNNNNNNNNNNNNNNNNNNNNNNNNNNNNNNNNNNNNNNNNNNNNNNNNNNNNNNNNNNNNNNNNNNNNNNNNNNNNNNNNNNNNNNNNNNNNNNNNNNNNNNNNNNNNNNNNNNNNNNNNNNNNNNNNNNNNNNNNNNNNNNNNNNNNNNNNNNNNNNNNNNNNNNNNNNNNNNNNNNNNNNNNNNNNNNNNNNNNNNNNNNNNNNNNNNNNNNNNNNNNNNNNNNNNNNNNNNNNNNNNNNNNNNNNNNNNNNNNNNNNNNNNNNNNNNNNNNNNNNNNNNNNNNNNNNNNNNNNNNNNNNNNNNNNNNNNNNNNNNNNNNNNNNNNNNNNNNNNNNNNNNNNNNNNNNNNNNNNNNNNNNNNNNNNNNNNNNNNNNNNNNNNNNNNNNNNNNNNNNNNNNNNNNNNNNNNNNNNNNNNNNNNNNNNNNNNNNNNNNNNNNNNNNNNNNNNNNNNNNNNNNNNCACGGTTATTACTTTACCTATGAGGAATTGAAACTTTCTTGAGTCATATATTGGTCATATTGAATTATGATGTTATTACTTTACCTATGAAGAATTAAAAATTTTTTAAGTTTAAATGGATATAGATATATGGTTATAAAAAATAAACATTTTTCGACAAAAGAAGTCCTTTTTTGACAGAGGGTTTCTTTTTTATTTTGTTGAAATATGTATATAGGAATCAAAAGTTTAAATTAAAAGGAGTTTTATATGAACAAGAAAGATAATAAAAATATACCTGTATCAACACATATATTTATGTTTCCATTTAAATGGGACATAAAAAAATCGGAGTTCAGTAATTCTGAATTAGATACTAATATTGTAGAAATAGACCGTAAACTAAAAAAAAATAATTGGGAAGTTAATGAATTTAAAATTGAGGATGATTTTGATTATGGAAG
The Clostridiisalibacter paucivorans DSM 22131 genome window above contains:
- a CDS encoding quaternary amine ABC transporter ATP-binding protein, giving the protein MSKIEIKNLYKIFGKNPNKAMELIKKGLDKDKIMEKTKQVVGLNNVSLSINEGEIFVVMGLSGSGKSTLIRCLNRLIEPTYGSINIDNKDIVKMNHKDLLDVRRKKMGMVFQSFALFPHITVLDNAAYGLKIQGYDKDERRKLAANALESVGLAGWEDSYPQNLSGGMQQRVGLARALANDPDVLLMDEAFSALDPLIRGEMQDELMELQSSMNKTIVFITHDLDEALKLGDRIALLKDGEVVQVGTPEEILTAPETEYVEKFVENVDKTKTLTASQVMKKPKALVYLKDGPRVALHKMKEYGFDSMFVVDKNKKVKGILTDDDAAKALKEKNKDLLEYVKKDFDEVNPDTVVNDMFDTMAEANGPVAVTSDDGYLKGIIVRATIFQGLAGGENYAE
- a CDS encoding ABC transporter permease, with amino-acid sequence MLNNFSIPLKEVVNNFFEDIVPSITPFTNEISDFLDSILQKLESILLSVNPIIIMVLLGILALVLAGKKMGIFTVVSLLVISGLDIWEQAMSTLSLVLTGTFIALLVGIPLGVLASQSKVMERILRPILDFMQTLPSFVYLIPAVIFFGLGKVSALVAILIFAMPPAIRLTNLGIRQVDEDKVEAAKAFGSNRIQILKEVQLPLALPTIMAGVNQCIMMALSMSVIAAMIGAGGLGRDVLTAMQTVDIGLGVEGGVGIVLIAILLDRITENISKGQETA
- a CDS encoding FG-GAP repeat domain-containing protein, producing MKRKIFLFIIAFVMIFSSGCEYQAIKSPMELIKKPKLDSNKDRMKKVVTSYLERNEKLIVPIKSSGLGAINIMDIDNDGIDEIISFFKNEQEYKVGVLILKDNKDKWKKTYIEGVGRDIAYAQIADITGDGFLELIVSWMGSYELEKEISIYDFKDDEQYMLFNNNYSEIVIDDFDGDNIMELFTLNLDRNIQQPKANGQLYKYEKGIFNLTDSIDIDPYINGYYNVISGKASIDKKGVFVDVGLGAHSAATILLIVEDDRIYDVFDSKSNYNETFKPYGVESKDIDGDGIIEIGNLQAPSGYESASMAGTPWITNWFKWMGDKELELVREEYYNYQDGYKFIFPEEWNDKITLEKSSGDESNWLKLKYIDKKTKRVIPIYKISLWDREEWQDHEVSEDVVIIEDNIKTYVIEEVWKKGYVPSRVKKVLLSSYEIEESFVLIKK
- a CDS encoding response regulator transcription factor, whose product is MSTNILVLEDEDTIRKFVKVNLERNKFNVIEARTGEEALEKVENFKDIDISILDVMLPGIDGFQVCNKLRNDYPNMGIIMLTARTQDMDKVIGLDLGADDYVTKPFSPVELVARVNSLLRRIKINGEKKEDSIIVQGIFKMDLESKKFYKDDVEIQLTPTEFSIMKSFMENPDKALKRDQLLNEVWGIDYIGDLKVVDVNIRRLRKKIEENSSDPKYIETIWGYGYRWKRED
- a CDS encoding sensor histidine kinase, whose translation is MGIDGRGKIKVKSIKKWIILQYTIVIFITIFIFELLFFIGIRQHYYGNISQVLQDKALFSSNFYSKYLNYSSIEYKAKYIIENTSDEYAEIQVIDLDGNIIQTSTGFFSDIKVDTMDFTNALLGKITSWRGERINTGESVIAVSAPLKDGDDIKGVIRYVTSIEEVNKVVNKLIIQLLVLGCIILIVVLSLSMLLARSIINPINQLKKVSAKMATGDFSARVRNIKDNEIGELANTLNYMAEEIVKSNNVKNDFISSISHEIRTPLTSIKGWIETMLLGELDNKEEIKEELSIISSETNRLTDLVEELLDFSRFQSGRMEIQLEKVDLGTLITDVIKQFLPRIKSKDITLEYTIDDEITYIVGDYNRLKQVLINILDNGIKFTHSGGKIQVTTELIDNYIVVCVKDNGIGVDKEKLNKLTDKFYKGDARYPGSGLGLAISDEIIKLHNGKMVIDSQKGLGTKVCIFLKNPLLTDK